One window of the Ignavibacteriales bacterium genome contains the following:
- a CDS encoding ABC transporter ATP-binding protein, translating into MNGDKIIEINSLTKNFKNLRAVNSLNLNVFEGDVFGFLGPNGAGKSTTIRMLLSLIKPSEGSIKLFGKTLEKNRIDILKRIGAIVEKPDFYGYLSAYKNLEILGKISGKEISKNRIMEVLELVGLNKRYKSKVKTFSHGMKQRLGLGQALLHNPDLIILDEPTTGLDPQGMKEIRDLILHLSKEEKKTIFLSSHILHEVELVANRMIIINKGTTKVEGYVNDLLNAKKLKVSFEVDDEEKTIQLIELSAWKNKLEDKAKTIFMFSLENNEIADLNKYLVENGIAVSAVVPTRSLEDYFLKITDEVA; encoded by the coding sequence TTGAACGGTGACAAGATAATTGAGATAAACTCATTAACCAAAAACTTTAAAAATTTACGAGCTGTTAACAGTCTTAACCTTAATGTTTTTGAAGGAGATGTGTTTGGATTTTTAGGCCCAAATGGTGCAGGCAAAAGTACTACAATAAGAATGTTACTATCGCTTATAAAACCCTCTGAAGGCAGCATAAAATTGTTTGGAAAAACGCTTGAAAAAAATCGTATTGACATTCTAAAAAGAATTGGCGCAATAGTTGAAAAACCCGATTTCTACGGCTATTTGTCAGCTTATAAAAATCTAGAAATTCTTGGTAAAATTTCGGGGAAAGAAATATCTAAGAATAGAATTATGGAAGTTCTTGAGCTTGTAGGACTAAATAAACGTTATAAAAGTAAAGTTAAAACTTTTTCCCATGGAATGAAGCAGAGATTGGGATTGGGCCAAGCATTGCTTCACAATCCTGATTTAATAATTCTTGATGAACCAACTACCGGATTAGATCCGCAAGGAATGAAGGAAATACGCGATCTTATTTTACATTTGAGCAAAGAGGAAAAGAAAACTATTTTCCTTTCATCGCACATTCTTCACGAAGTTGAACTTGTTGCAAATAGAATGATAATTATTAACAAAGGAACGACTAAAGTTGAAGGTTACGTTAATGATCTTCTTAATGCAAAAAAACTTAAAGTTTCTTTTGAAGTTGACGATGAAGAAAAAACTATCCAACTTATTGAACTTTCTGCTTGGAAAAATAAACTTGAAGATAAAGCAAAAACTATTTTTATGTTCTCACTTGAGAACAATGAAATTGCTGATTTGAACAAATATCTTGTGGAGAATGGAATTGCAGTTAGTGCGGTCGTTCCAACAAGATCGCTTGAAGATTATTTCTTAAAAATTACTGATGAGGTTGCATAA
- a CDS encoding ABC transporter permease subunit has protein sequence MLTLIQIELYKIFKKWRTYIGFFAIGTLVPVIHIAMYFSGSHTLNRMTEDLGSSFFLVGNLLNGYFVSYFIMMSLVVHIPFLITLVSGDLLAGEASAGTYRMLITRPISRTQIITSKFLAGIIYTTLLIIWLAFTSLILGSIILGTGELLVTNSQGLIVFAKGDILWRFFFAYAYATLSMSVVASLAFLFSALVENAIGPIITTMAVIIVFLILSAIPVEFIQSIKPFLFTSYLLDWMLMFKDPIDSAEVLKSVTILFSHILVFYFLALFIFKRKDILT, from the coding sequence ATGTTAACACTTATCCAAATAGAACTCTATAAAATTTTTAAGAAATGGAGAACTTATATTGGCTTTTTTGCAATCGGTACACTTGTTCCTGTTATACATATTGCAATGTATTTCTCGGGCTCACATACATTAAATAGAATGACTGAAGATTTAGGATCATCTTTTTTTCTTGTTGGAAATCTCTTAAATGGATACTTTGTTTCTTACTTTATTATGATGAGCCTTGTGGTTCATATCCCGTTCTTGATTACACTAGTTTCTGGGGATTTACTTGCTGGTGAAGCGTCAGCTGGAACGTATAGAATGTTAATAACCAGACCAATTTCCAGAACTCAAATTATCACTTCTAAATTTTTGGCAGGGATTATATACACTACTCTTTTAATTATTTGGTTAGCATTTACAAGTCTTATTTTGGGCTCAATCATTTTAGGAACTGGAGAACTTCTTGTTACAAATAGCCAGGGTTTAATAGTTTTTGCAAAAGGTGATATACTCTGGAGATTCTTCTTTGCTTATGCTTATGCTACTTTATCAATGAGTGTTGTTGCGAGTTTAGCATTCCTTTTTTCAGCATTAGTTGAAAACGCAATAGGACCAATTATTACAACAATGGCAGTAATAATTGTATTCCTAATTTTATCGGCAATTCCGGTAGAATTTATTCAATCAATTAAACCATTCTTATTTACAAGTTATCTTCTTGACTGGATGTTAATGTTTAAAGACCCTATCGATTCTGCTGAAGTATTAAAATCAGTAACAATTTTATTTTCTCATATTCTTGTTTTTTATTTTTTAGCTCTGTTCATATTTAAACGTAAAGATATTTTAACATAA
- the fabF gene encoding beta-ketoacyl-ACP synthase II → MPITNRRVVVTGMGALTPIGLTVDEFWNGMMESKSGAAMIKQFDTSKVETKFACELKGFDVLNFLDKKTARRLDPFAQYALVAAKQAVDDSNLKPETLTEEEKNRIGVIFGSGIGGIQTFYDQAVTNREQGPGRISPFFIPMLIPDIAAGHISMQYGFRGPNYCTVSACATGNNNMIDSYLLIKVGMADVMVAGGSEASISELGIGGFNANRALSTRNDSPETASRPFDATRDGFVMGEGGGALILEELEHAVKRGAKIYCEIVGAGLSADAHHITAPHPEGTGAILSMKMAIEQSGIKPDEIDYVNMHGTATPLGDIGETKAIKKVFGDSAYKANVSSTKSMTGHLLGAAGAVEAIASILAVINDRIPPTINFANPDPECDLNYTFNKPQDRKVNYALSNAFGFGGHNTSVIFKKYE, encoded by the coding sequence ATGCCTATCACAAATAGAAGAGTAGTTGTAACTGGAATGGGAGCTTTAACTCCTATTGGATTAACTGTTGATGAATTCTGGAACGGAATGATGGAATCAAAAAGCGGTGCTGCTATGATTAAGCAATTTGATACCTCCAAAGTTGAAACAAAATTTGCATGTGAACTTAAAGGCTTTGATGTTTTAAATTTTCTTGATAAAAAAACTGCACGAAGGTTAGATCCATTTGCGCAATATGCCTTAGTTGCAGCAAAACAAGCAGTCGATGATTCAAATCTAAAACCGGAAACTCTAACCGAAGAGGAAAAAAATAGAATTGGAGTTATCTTCGGAAGTGGCATTGGCGGCATCCAAACTTTTTATGATCAAGCCGTTACAAATCGTGAGCAAGGACCAGGAAGGATTTCACCATTCTTTATTCCGATGTTGATTCCTGATATTGCAGCAGGACATATTTCTATGCAATATGGCTTTAGAGGCCCAAATTATTGTACTGTTTCTGCTTGCGCAACAGGTAATAACAATATGATTGACAGTTATCTTCTTATAAAAGTTGGAATGGCCGATGTAATGGTTGCCGGTGGAAGTGAAGCTTCTATTAGTGAACTTGGAATTGGTGGATTTAATGCAAACAGAGCTTTATCAACTAGAAATGATTCACCTGAAACAGCAAGTCGGCCGTTTGATGCAACTCGAGACGGGTTTGTTATGGGTGAAGGTGGCGGTGCATTAATTCTTGAAGAACTTGAACATGCAGTAAAACGTGGCGCAAAAATTTATTGCGAGATTGTTGGAGCGGGTTTATCTGCAGACGCACATCATATTACCGCACCCCATCCAGAAGGAACAGGTGCAATTCTATCAATGAAAATGGCGATTGAACAATCCGGAATAAAACCAGATGAAATAGATTATGTAAATATGCATGGAACCGCAACTCCACTTGGCGATATAGGTGAAACTAAAGCTATAAAAAAAGTGTTTGGAGATAGTGCTTACAAAGCAAATGTTTCATCAACAAAAAGTATGACAGGACATTTATTAGGTGCAGCCGGTGCCGTTGAAGCAATAGCATCAATTCTTGCGGTGATAAATGATAGGATACCACCAACTATTAACTTCGCAAATCCTGATCCTGAATGTGATTTGAATTATACTTTTAATAAACCACAGGATAGAAAAGTTAATTACGCATTAAGCAATGCTTTTGGATTTGGTGGTCACAACACATCAGTTATTTTTAAGAAATACGAGTAA
- a CDS encoding GNAT family N-acetyltransferase yields the protein MNNQIVIRFANKEDVPAIFSLIEELAEFEKLSNQIRTNEAELKQTLFGVERFVEILIAEFDGQIVGQALFFKNFSTFLGKPGIYLEDLYVKPKMRGKGVGKALLDKIISIAKERNYGRVEWSVLDWNESAINFYKKIGAVPMEEWKLFRLTSDKF from the coding sequence ATGAACAATCAAATTGTAATACGATTTGCAAACAAAGAAGATGTCCCAGCAATCTTTTCTTTAATAGAAGAATTAGCTGAGTTTGAAAAATTATCAAATCAAATAAGAACCAACGAAGCAGAATTAAAACAAACGCTTTTTGGTGTTGAGCGATTTGTTGAAATTCTTATAGCCGAATTTGATGGCCAAATTGTTGGGCAAGCATTATTCTTTAAAAACTTTTCAACATTTCTTGGCAAACCTGGAATCTACCTTGAAGACCTTTATGTAAAACCAAAAATGCGCGGAAAAGGAGTTGGCAAAGCTTTGCTTGATAAAATTATCTCAATCGCAAAAGAAAGAAATTACGGCAGGGTTGAATGGTCTGTTTTGGATTGGAATGAATCTGCGATAAATTTTTACAAAAAAATTGGCGCAGTTCCTATGGAAGAATGGAAGCTTTTTCGTCTAACTTCAGATAAGTTTTAA
- a CDS encoding DUF3298 and DUF4163 domain-containing protein: MKKLFVLFAILIFANNLKALNLNILLTDTLEIKTSNYNNSTADSSVWINIDYPQITGLKNIAVELKINRFLEDEFKQSIPWYDEIQSDSSYYEDVSYDMQYSFETGYTVEYNSEKFVSVVLNHYQFTGGAHGNYFALGYNIKTSDGKNLTLKDIIKSDSFDILTDECEQSILESYQTSTLIEAGLFEDEIVLEDDQDFYITPTSLIVQFDPYEIGPYAMGEIMAEIPFKKIKDILKDNLPFPTN; encoded by the coding sequence ATGAAAAAATTATTTGTGTTGTTTGCGATTTTAATATTTGCAAACAACTTAAAGGCTTTAAATTTAAATATTCTATTGACTGATACACTCGAAATTAAAACTTCAAATTACAACAATAGCACTGCAGATAGTTCTGTTTGGATTAATATTGATTATCCACAAATCACCGGATTAAAAAATATTGCAGTGGAATTAAAAATAAACAGGTTTTTAGAAGACGAGTTTAAGCAATCAATCCCTTGGTATGATGAAATTCAATCTGATTCATCTTATTATGAAGATGTATCTTATGATATGCAATACTCTTTTGAAACCGGTTATACTGTAGAATACAATTCCGAAAAATTTGTTAGTGTTGTATTAAATCATTACCAATTTACCGGCGGCGCACACGGCAACTACTTTGCACTCGGCTACAACATTAAAACGTCTGATGGTAAAAATCTTACATTAAAAGATATAATTAAATCAGATTCGTTTGATATTTTAACTGACGAATGTGAACAATCAATTTTAGAATCATATCAAACAAGCACTCTAATTGAAGCAGGATTATTTGAGGATGAAATAGTTCTTGAGGATGATCAGGATTTTTATATCACACCAACATCGTTGATTGTTCAGTTTGATCCATATGAAATTGGGCCATATGCAATGGGAGAAATAATGGCAGAAATTCCTTTTAAAAAGATAAAAGATATTTTAAAAGACAATCTTCCATTTCCAACAAACTAA
- a CDS encoding phosphatase PAP2 family protein produces MDFLYSIDLSVLYFFNHTISTPFLDKFFSIITNVNNWYITYTILLGISFVKGGTRGKLAVLGVILLIVVTDQTGYRILKEFFARTRPCNVLADVLTPLGCTGSFSFPSNHALNNFAVAMFFYRLFPKLKWILFVIASLIAISRVYLGLHYPSDILGGAIIGSAFGYIFASGVLYLEKYFLDRKINRSES; encoded by the coding sequence ATGGATTTTTTATATTCTATCGATTTATCCGTTTTATACTTCTTTAATCATACAATTTCCACGCCATTTCTAGATAAATTCTTTTCAATCATAACAAATGTTAATAACTGGTACATTACTTATACAATTTTATTGGGCATCAGCTTTGTTAAAGGCGGCACAAGGGGCAAACTTGCCGTTTTGGGAGTTATTTTACTTATTGTAGTGACAGATCAAACAGGTTACAGGATTTTAAAGGAATTTTTTGCAAGAACTCGTCCTTGCAACGTTTTAGCAGATGTTCTCACTCCGCTTGGTTGCACGGGTTCATTTTCCTTCCCATCAAATCATGCGCTTAACAATTTTGCCGTTGCAATGTTTTTTTACAGATTATTTCCCAAGTTAAAGTGGATATTATTTGTTATTGCTTCCTTAATTGCAATCTCAAGAGTGTATTTAGGTTTGCATTATCCATCAGATATTTTGGGCGGAGCTATCATCGGATCAGCTTTTGGATATATTTTTGCATCGGGAGTTTTGTACTTAGAAAAATATTTTCTTGATAGAAAAATTAACCGATCGGAATCTTAA
- a CDS encoding response regulator — MKDKKSLFSFIFSSELPFLKERYDRIRQETGKYLVTPLKVIALMVAISGIFAMIFEVRHHAEYSFDIYLVRLSATLVAFIILVFLTSKNATKYTIPLVHILLLSIIGSSAIMILLIPNSLIVNSQIVGLMIFTSAMFLNWEIKNQILVAIYYNIVFAVAILFNDQKIYFLPNMFESLIFVLFLSLLSVVGSAINFRMRLQVAQNALRVEQSERKFRAIFNNSTDGIFQSTLEGDFLTANDSLVKMFGHDSIDDLIITRVTDYYKNKSDRDRLLYEVKKHGSVENFITTLVDKNKDDITVKMNVRYVTDEESNKKFLEGTIRDVSVEVKAQHLREQAELELKAEKEKSDALAKEAMKLSTAKSRFLANMSHEIRTPMNGIIGFLSLIENESYRSHDELKQFIRSAKVSAESLLDTINAVLDLSKIEAGKIELENLNFNIKKIVTQAISIVSPKAKENSLNITSELPEDKNLNFVGDPTRIRQIYLNLLSNAVKFTKEGEIKIAVKTNVLEKGKVRISTSIYDSGIGIPADKIKELFKPFSQITGIEGSSLGGTGLGLVICKEFTSLMEGDISVNSVVGEGSRFDFNIVVQEQENNTSQTQSEEEKNALAEIEESQFTDADIKLHIDKRKGFKILLAEDNLINQKVAIRTLNSAGYEVDAVMNGEQAVRAHTQQHYDLILMDVQMPDVDGFAATRMIRALAEPKCNTPIIAITAHALIGDREKCIEAGMDEYVAKPMVAREIIRLIDHFLKVNHTDNKKVKDDVYDLRLFDFERLKQISLGDEVFEKDLLTDYLVDAEHKLQLLRELHSTNEVKKIIDIAHTLKGSSYSVGAKLVGDEALGIEVSARNNDLGNIEERLPKLSKSIRETREVLKNKI; from the coding sequence ATGAAAGATAAAAAATCCCTTTTTAGTTTTATTTTTAGCTCAGAGCTTCCATTTTTGAAAGAGAGGTATGATCGTATCAGACAGGAAACGGGAAAATATTTAGTTACACCGCTAAAGGTTATTGCGTTGATGGTAGCCATTTCCGGCATCTTTGCAATGATATTTGAAGTAAGACATCACGCCGAATATTCGTTTGATATTTATTTAGTAAGATTATCCGCCACGCTTGTTGCATTTATAATTTTAGTTTTTCTTACATCAAAAAACGCAACAAAATATACAATTCCGCTGGTACACATTTTATTGCTATCCATCATCGGTTCCTCTGCAATAATGATTTTACTTATTCCCAATTCTTTGATCGTAAATTCGCAAATTGTTGGGTTGATGATATTTACTTCAGCTATGTTTCTTAATTGGGAAATAAAAAATCAAATACTTGTTGCCATCTACTACAACATAGTTTTTGCAGTAGCAATACTTTTTAACGATCAGAAAATCTATTTCTTACCAAATATGTTTGAATCGTTAATATTTGTTTTATTCCTTAGCTTGCTTTCTGTAGTTGGCAGTGCAATAAATTTTAGAATGCGGCTGCAGGTAGCACAAAATGCATTAAGAGTGGAGCAATCAGAAAGAAAGTTTAGAGCTATTTTTAATAACTCAACCGATGGAATTTTCCAATCGACATTAGAAGGCGATTTTTTAACGGCTAATGATTCTTTAGTAAAGATGTTCGGACACGATAGTATTGATGATCTAATAATTACAAGAGTTACCGATTATTATAAAAATAAGTCCGATAGAGATAGACTATTATACGAAGTAAAGAAACACGGTTCAGTAGAAAATTTTATCACAACACTTGTTGATAAAAATAAAGATGACATCACTGTAAAAATGAATGTGCGTTACGTTACCGATGAAGAATCAAATAAAAAATTTCTTGAAGGCACTATTCGTGATGTTTCTGTAGAAGTAAAAGCACAGCACTTGCGTGAGCAGGCTGAGCTTGAACTAAAAGCCGAAAAAGAAAAATCCGACGCACTTGCAAAAGAAGCAATGAAATTAAGTACTGCAAAAAGCAGGTTCCTTGCTAATATGAGTCACGAAATCCGAACACCAATGAATGGTATAATTGGATTCTTATCTTTAATCGAAAATGAATCTTATAGAAGCCACGATGAGCTAAAACAATTTATACGAAGTGCAAAGGTTTCTGCTGAATCACTCCTTGATACAATAAATGCTGTTCTTGATTTATCAAAGATAGAAGCTGGAAAAATTGAACTTGAAAACTTAAACTTTAACATTAAGAAAATTGTAACTCAGGCTATTTCAATTGTAAGCCCAAAAGCAAAAGAAAATTCATTAAACATTACTTCCGAATTACCTGAAGATAAAAATTTAAATTTTGTAGGCGATCCTACAAGAATCAGACAAATATATCTTAACCTTTTAAGTAACGCTGTTAAGTTTACTAAAGAGGGTGAAATAAAAATTGCTGTTAAAACTAATGTTTTAGAAAAAGGTAAGGTAAGAATTAGCACTTCTATTTACGATTCAGGTATTGGAATCCCGGCCGATAAAATTAAAGAATTGTTCAAACCATTTTCTCAAATTACAGGAATTGAAGGAAGCAGTTTAGGCGGAACAGGTTTGGGATTAGTTATTTGCAAAGAATTTACAAGCCTAATGGAAGGAGACATTTCTGTAAATAGTGTGGTTGGTGAAGGCAGCAGGTTTGATTTTAACATTGTTGTTCAGGAACAAGAAAACAATACTTCTCAAACGCAGTCTGAAGAAGAAAAAAATGCACTTGCAGAAATTGAAGAATCTCAGTTTACTGATGCGGATATAAAACTGCATATTGATAAAAGAAAAGGATTTAAAATTTTACTTGCAGAAGATAATCTTATAAATCAAAAAGTTGCAATAAGAACTCTTAACTCGGCCGGATACGAAGTTGATGCTGTAATGAATGGTGAACAAGCTGTTCGAGCACATACTCAGCAGCATTATGATTTGATTTTAATGGATGTGCAGATGCCAGATGTTGATGGATTTGCAGCTACTAGAATGATTAGAGCACTTGCCGAGCCAAAATGTAATACCCCAATTATTGCAATAACTGCACACGCACTTATTGGGGACCGTGAAAAATGTATTGAAGCTGGTATGGATGAATATGTTGCAAAGCCAATGGTTGCAAGAGAAATTATCAGATTGATCGATCACTTTTTAAAAGTTAATCACACAGATAATAAAAAAGTTAAAGATGATGTTTATGATTTAAGGTTGTTTGATTTTGAAAGATTAAAACAAATAAGTCTTGGCGATGAAGTTTTTGAAAAAGATTTACTTACGGATTATTTAGTTGATGCTGAACATAAATTACAATTACTTCGCGAACTTCACTCAACGAATGAAGTGAAAAAAATTATTGATATTGCACACACTTTAAAAGGATCAAGCTATTCAGTTGGTGCAAAATTAGTTGGTGATGAGGCTCTTGGAATTGAGGTTTCTGCACGTAATAATGATCTTGGAAATATTGAGGAAAGATTACCAAAACTATCCAAATCGATTAGAGAAACGCGAGAAGTTCTTAAAAATAAGATTTAA
- the rocD gene encoding ornithine--oxo-acid transaminase, giving the protein MNSKYYMDLEHKYGAHNYHPLEVVIAKGKGVWVWDVEGKKYLDFLSAYSAVNQGHCHPKIINTLIEQAQTLTLTSRAFYNNVLGEYEKFVTDLFGYDKVLPMNTGVEGGETAVKLARKWAYDLKGIKKNEAKIIVANENFHGRTMMAVSASTDPDCYEGFGPFVPGFEKIPYNNIAALEKALEDPNVAAFMVEPIQGEAGVFVPDDGYLKKAQELCKAKNVLLICDEVQTGLARTGKMLASDYESVKPDILILGKALSGGVMPVSAALANDEVMLAIKPGQHGSTFGGNPLACKVAIASLEVLIEEKLAENAFAMGAYFRSEVQKMVNEFENLTLVRGKGLLNAIVIKPAKSGKTAWDVCVALKENGMLAKPTHGDIIRFAPPLVITKDEIDLAISIIRKVMKDFN; this is encoded by the coding sequence ATGAACTCAAAATATTATATGGATCTAGAGCACAAATACGGCGCTCATAATTATCATCCGCTGGAAGTTGTAATTGCAAAAGGTAAAGGCGTTTGGGTTTGGGATGTTGAAGGTAAAAAATATCTCGATTTTCTTTCTGCTTACTCTGCCGTTAACCAGGGACATTGCCATCCAAAAATTATAAACACACTTATTGAGCAGGCACAAACTTTAACATTAACCTCACGCGCATTTTATAATAATGTGCTTGGCGAATATGAAAAGTTTGTTACTGATCTTTTTGGATATGATAAAGTGCTTCCTATGAACACAGGTGTTGAAGGTGGAGAGACTGCTGTTAAGCTTGCACGCAAATGGGCATATGACCTAAAAGGAATTAAAAAGAACGAAGCAAAAATTATTGTAGCTAATGAGAACTTTCACGGCAGAACAATGATGGCTGTTTCTGCTTCTACCGATCCTGATTGTTACGAGGGATTTGGACCATTTGTACCGGGATTTGAAAAAATTCCTTACAACAATATTGCTGCTTTAGAAAAAGCTTTGGAAGATCCAAACGTTGCAGCATTTATGGTTGAACCGATCCAGGGTGAAGCCGGTGTTTTTGTTCCTGATGACGGTTATCTAAAGAAAGCACAGGAACTTTGCAAAGCTAAAAATGTTTTACTCATCTGCGATGAAGTTCAAACTGGATTAGCAAGAACAGGTAAAATGTTAGCTTCAGATTATGAATCCGTTAAACCTGATATTTTAATTCTCGGTAAAGCTTTATCAGGCGGAGTAATGCCTGTTTCCGCAGCTTTAGCAAATGATGAAGTAATGCTTGCGATAAAACCCGGTCAGCACGGTTCAACTTTTGGCGGCAATCCCTTAGCTTGTAAAGTTGCTATCGCATCATTAGAAGTTTTGATTGAAGAAAAACTTGCAGAAAATGCTTTTGCAATGGGTGCTTACTTTAGATCAGAAGTTCAGAAAATGGTAAATGAATTTGAGAATCTTACTCTTGTAAGAGGTAAAGGATTGTTAAATGCAATTGTAATCAAACCTGCTAAAAGTGGAAAAACTGCGTGGGATGTTTGCGTTGCGTTAAAAGAAAACGGAATGCTTGCTAAACCAACTCACGGTGATATTATTAGATTCGCTCCACCGTTAGTAATAACAAAAGATGAAATTGATTTGGCGATAAGTATTATCAGAAAGGTAATGAAGGATTTTAATTAA
- a CDS encoding T9SS type A sorting domain-containing protein, which produces MGRSIGSNEATAYVPAIIPVELISFSSSINENDITLYWQTATETNNQGFQVERRETQDERSDDWNSISFVDGKGTTTEPQSYSFVDENLSAGKYQYRLKQIDFDGTFEYSNTIEIEINQPTKFSLEQNYPNPFNPTTSIQYAISSRQFVSLKVFDVLGKEVATLVNEEKSAGSYEIEFNSVETLHATSLPSGVYFYQLKAGDFIETKKMMLMR; this is translated from the coding sequence ATGGGTAGAAGTATTGGAAGTAATGAAGCAACAGCTTATGTTCCTGCAATTATTCCAGTAGAACTAATTTCTTTTTCTTCATCAATTAATGAAAATGATATAACTCTCTATTGGCAAACAGCAACAGAAACGAACAATCAAGGATTCCAGGTCGAGAGACGAGAGACGCAAGACGAAAGAAGTGATGATTGGAATAGTATTAGTTTTGTTGATGGAAAGGGAACTACAACTGAACCACAGTCATATTCCTTTGTTGATGAAAATCTTTCTGCTGGAAAATATCAATACAGATTAAAACAAATTGATTTTGACGGAACGTTTGAATATTCAAATACAATTGAAATTGAGATAAATCAACCAACAAAGTTTTCTTTAGAACAAAACTACCCAAACCCATTTAATCCAACTACCAGTATTCAATATGCAATAAGCAGTAGGCAATTTGTATCACTAAAAGTATTTGATGTTTTAGGTAAAGAAGTTGCAACTCTTGTTAATGAAGAAAAATCAGCAGGAAGTTATGAAATAGAATTCAATTCAGTAGAGACGTTGCATGCCACGTCTTTACCAAGCGGAGTTTATTTCTACCAATTAAAAGCTGGGGATTTCATTGAAACAAAAAAAATGATGCTGATGAGGTAG
- a CDS encoding YjbQ family protein, with translation MNFTIETHTISLKSKGDCDIINITNKVQDVISENKFIEGSALIFVPGSTAGITTIEYEPGLLKDYPNFFEKIIPKNQNYHHDDTWHDGNGHSHVRASLQGASFTVPFKNKSLILGTWQQIIFVDFDNRPRNREIIVQLTGIKE, from the coding sequence ATGAATTTTACAATAGAAACACATACAATTTCGCTAAAGAGCAAAGGGGATTGCGATATAATTAATATCACAAATAAAGTTCAGGATGTAATCAGTGAAAACAAATTTATTGAAGGAAGTGCTTTAATATTTGTGCCCGGCTCAACTGCAGGCATCACAACTATTGAATATGAACCCGGGTTGTTAAAAGATTATCCCAATTTTTTTGAAAAAATAATTCCCAAAAATCAAAATTATCATCACGATGACACCTGGCACGATGGAAATGGGCATTCTCACGTTCGGGCTTCTTTGCAGGGCGCATCTTTTACAGTGCCGTTTAAAAATAAATCGTTAATTTTGGGAACCTGGCAGCAGATAATTTTTGTTGATTTTGATAACAGGCCGCGTAACAGGGAAATTATTGTTCAACTAACAGGAATTAAAGAATAA